The DNA region TTGGCCTGAAAAACATAAACTTTGTAGCCTTTATACCACTGTTTCTTGGATATGGATTTGGCTATTCCGCTCTTTATGGTTCATTACCGCACTGGCTTCTTTATTCAAACTTTGTTTCACCTTATGAGTATTTATATATGATGTCATTTACTGGCAGGGTACCATTTAGTAATATTTTAAACCATGCCTCCACGCATGCCTCAATTTTACTGTGCTCGGTTAGTGTTTTAATCTGGATGGTTATATTTATATTCGCTGCATTGTTACTAATAAAAAGCATCAAGGCATCCTATGTTGAAGAGGCCAGGCAGATATGAACTCTGAAGGCAATGACTTTGCTGTAGAAGAACTGATTGAGGCGGTTGAATACGTCCAAAATGCAGAGAAGATAATTCTAAAAAATACGTTTTTTAGATATTTTGTTTCATGGGGCCTTATCTTTGAGGCTTTTGTATCTATTTATTTTTTCTCAATGAACGTTAATATAAGGCCACCATATCTCCTGGGCTTCGTTGTTGGGCCCTTTTATTTAATATTAATAATCATTGGTGGCGTGCTTAGCACAAGATACTTCAGACCACTTAACGGATTCAGGCGTTTCAGCTACAGGGTTCTTGGCATATCCATAAGGAGATTTTCAACAGTTGCCGGGCTATCAATCTATGGCTCACTAATAGTTCTTATCTTATTTATCAGTGCATACACGGCATTTATGCATAATATCAATTATCCTGTGGAAATTGCATTCAATCTTATAGATCTTGCACTGGCAATAATACCACTGTATCTTCTTATAATAATGAAGGCTGCATTTCTTAGGATACCGGTTCAGGGATACGTATCATCAATTTCATTTCTGGTCTCGGTTATCATCCCTTCAATTTTTTATATAACAGGTTATTTATTGTATCAAAGTCCTGGAGATCTTTACGCCATTGCCTGGGCAGTTACGGGAATGCTCTGGATAATATCAGGAATAACCATGCGCCCACATACAGGGGATGATTAATCTGGAGAATAAAAGAATAGACGAATTTAACAATCAGAAAAGGGATCTGGTTAACGATTTCGTTGATCTGATCAGCTCCAGAACTTTTAAGTCCACGTTAAGGATTGCAATCATTGTACTTCTTGGAATAAATGGGCCGCTTACATTTACAGATCTTCAAAGATCATTGAGGATTGGTAAGGGCAGCCTGAAGAATCATCTTGATGTTCTTGAAACCGAGGACTTTATAAAGGGCAGGAACGTAATAACACTTAATGGCCCAAGGCTGGTATATCAGATAACAGATAAGGGCAGGGAATTTTATAATAAATACATCGATCTATTCGACAGATTTAAATTATTATAAAGATGATCAAAAATGATCTTTAATGACCATTTAAACTGGATTTTATAAAATTTGTTTAATATTGGAATTATAAATCTTGTATATTATAAAATGATAATTTAAATTTATGAATGATTATTTTTCGCCTCGGCCGGGATTTGAACCCGAGTCACAGGCTCGACAGGCCTGTATGATAGGCCGCTACACCACCGAGGCATTAAACCATTATTGTTAAGTGTTATTTAAAGATTTTTTAATTATTAACCGGTTTCCAAAATATTTATATAATAGCTTGATAATATCTATCTAATGAATGGTATGGTATTCACACAGCTCCTGTTCTTGTTGGCTGAGTGAATACTATCTCCATTTTTTTGGTTTTTGGAGGTAGTTATTATGGGTTGTTTTGGAGGAGGCTATGCCAGATTTTTCCATACGGGGATGCACAGCAGGCTTGGCTTAAACAGTGTAAAAAAGAGAATAAGGATATTTGACACAACTTTAAGGGACGGGGAGCAGTCACCCGGTGTTTCATTTAATATAAATCAAAAGATAAGGATTGCAGGTATGTTAGTTGACCTTGGCGTGGATATGATAGAAACAGGCTTCGCCGCAGTATCATCAGAGGAATCAATGGCAATAAGGAAGATACATGAAATGGATGGAAATTTCATATCATTAGCAAGATGCAATAGATATGACATAGAC from Picrophilus oshimae DSM 9789 includes:
- a CDS encoding transcriptional regulator, producing the protein MINLENKRIDEFNNQKRDLVNDFVDLISSRTFKSTLRIAIIVLLGINGPLTFTDLQRSLRIGKGSLKNHLDVLETEDFIKGRNVITLNGPRLVYQITDKGREFYNKYIDLFDRFKLL